A genomic segment from Candidatus Polarisedimenticolia bacterium encodes:
- a CDS encoding GatB/YqeY domain-containing protein translates to MMDRIQSDLKEAMKSGDKIAVSTLRLLLSMIRYAAIETKRDLREDEIAALIQKAIRARRESIDAFRKGNRPDLVQQEEAELGVLMRYLPAQLEGEELEQAVDQLLRETGITQKKDMGRAMKEFMARHRGKADGKAVSALLGARLK, encoded by the coding sequence ATGATGGATCGCATCCAGTCAGACCTCAAAGAAGCGATGAAATCCGGCGACAAGATCGCCGTCTCCACGCTGCGGTTGCTGCTCTCCATGATTCGCTACGCCGCCATCGAGACGAAGCGGGACCTGCGGGAGGACGAGATCGCGGCGCTGATCCAGAAGGCGATCCGCGCCCGGCGGGAATCGATCGACGCCTTCCGGAAAGGGAACCGGCCCGATCTCGTGCAGCAGGAAGAGGCGGAGCTGGGGGTCCTCATGCGGTACCTGCCGGCGCAGCTGGAGGGGGAGGAGCTCGAGCAGGCCGTGGATCAGCTGCTGCGCGAGACGGGAATCACCCAGAAGAAGGACATGGGGCGGGCCATGAAGGAATTCATGGCGCGGCACCGCGGGAAGGCGGACGGCAAGGCGGTCAGCGCCTTGCTCGGGGCGCGGCTTAAGTAG
- a CDS encoding NAD(+)/NADH kinase codes for MSPLPPFRTVGIVAKLHSPTSRGAAKRLFSLLARRKVRTLCDPETARFLGQKGKGRTLPTLTASVDLMLVLGGDGTMLGVARNMARRVVPVLGVNLGSLGFLTETRLEEMESVLDEVLQGRFEVEARMMLHASLVRGRRKISGHRLLNDVVINKSALARILEMNVKIDRQFVATYHSDGLIVSTPTGSTAYSLSAGGPIVLPSLQAFCITPICPHALTNRPLVVPDSVRIEVTLESGAENVYCTMDGQVGFPMKAGDRLSVRRSSASLPLIVSRQRNYFDVLRRKLRWGAR; via the coding sequence ATGAGTCCCCTTCCTCCCTTCCGAACCGTGGGCATCGTGGCGAAGCTCCACTCGCCCACCTCCCGCGGAGCGGCCAAGCGGCTGTTCTCTCTGCTGGCGCGCCGCAAGGTGCGGACTCTGTGCGATCCCGAAACCGCCCGCTTTCTCGGGCAGAAGGGCAAAGGGAGGACGCTGCCCACCCTGACGGCCTCGGTCGATCTCATGCTGGTCCTGGGAGGTGACGGCACCATGCTGGGAGTGGCCCGGAACATGGCCCGGCGCGTCGTTCCGGTCCTCGGAGTGAACCTCGGAAGCCTCGGCTTCCTGACCGAGACGAGGCTGGAGGAGATGGAGTCGGTCCTCGACGAGGTCCTCCAGGGACGGTTCGAAGTGGAGGCCCGGATGATGCTGCACGCCTCCCTCGTGCGCGGGCGGAGGAAGATCTCCGGCCACCGGCTGCTGAACGACGTGGTCATCAACAAGAGCGCCCTGGCCCGGATCCTGGAGATGAACGTGAAGATCGATCGGCAGTTCGTCGCGACGTACCATTCCGACGGCCTGATCGTCTCGACCCCCACCGGTTCCACCGCCTATTCGTTGTCGGCCGGAGGGCCCATCGTCCTTCCTTCCCTGCAGGCCTTCTGCATCACCCCCATCTGCCCGCACGCCCTGACGAACCGGCCGCTCGTCGTCCCCGACTCCGTGCGGATCGAGGTCACGCTGGAATCGGGGGCGGAAAACGTCTATTGCACCATGGACGGCCAGGTGGGCTTCCCGATGAAGGCCGGGGACCGCCTCAGCGTCCGGCGCAGCAGCGCTTCCCTTCCGCTGATCGTTTCACGGCAGAGAAACTACTTCGACGTGCTGCGGCGAAAACTGCGCTGGGGAGCGCGCTGA
- a CDS encoding TlyA family RNA methyltransferase, with product MAKGSDSKRERLDLLMVARGLAESRERAQALILAGRVAVEGRRAAKAGERFDASCRLELSGPDHPYVGRGGLKLAGALERFGIDPRDRIALDVGASTGGFTDCLLQRGARRVYALDVGFGQLHERLRRDPRVVVMEKINARFLEPGMIPEAVSLAVVDVSFISLRLVLGPAASLLLPGSDLAALVKPQFEAGRREVGKGGIVRDPSVHRRVIQEILAAGAAVHLSGCDVFLSPVPGAEGNKEFFLHFRNHGPSMEGPELTDRIQEATHR from the coding sequence ATGGCGAAAGGGAGCGACTCCAAGCGCGAGCGGCTCGATCTCCTGATGGTGGCGCGAGGTCTGGCCGAGAGCCGGGAACGGGCTCAGGCCCTCATCCTGGCGGGACGCGTCGCGGTGGAGGGCCGGCGCGCCGCCAAGGCGGGGGAGCGCTTCGACGCCTCCTGCCGGCTGGAGCTCTCCGGCCCCGATCATCCCTACGTGGGCCGCGGCGGCCTGAAGCTGGCCGGCGCCCTGGAGCGCTTCGGAATCGATCCCCGCGATCGGATCGCCCTGGACGTGGGCGCTTCCACGGGCGGGTTCACCGACTGTCTCCTGCAGCGAGGGGCCAGGCGGGTCTACGCCCTGGACGTCGGGTTCGGTCAGCTGCACGAGCGGCTCCGCCGCGACCCGAGGGTCGTCGTGATGGAGAAGATCAATGCCCGCTTCCTCGAGCCCGGCATGATTCCGGAAGCCGTCTCCCTGGCGGTCGTGGACGTTTCGTTCATCTCGCTGCGCCTCGTGCTGGGGCCGGCGGCGAGCCTGCTCTTGCCCGGCAGCGATCTGGCGGCGCTCGTGAAGCCGCAGTTCGAGGCGGGCAGGAGGGAGGTCGGCAAGGGAGGGATCGTGCGCGATCCGTCGGTGCACCGGCGGGTCATCCAGGAAATCCTCGCCGCCGGCGCCGCCGTGCATTTGAGCGGGTGCGACGTCTTTCTCTCCCCCGTTCCGGGCGCCGAAGGCAACAAGGAGTTCTTCCTCCATTTCCGGAATCATGGCCCCTCCATGGAGGGGCCCGAGCTCACGGATCGCATTCAGGAGGCCACCCACCGATGA
- a CDS encoding farnesyl diphosphate synthase yields the protein MESARPWLESRRRVIDAALGRRLRTARDAPASLLRAMRYSVLAGGKRIRPVLTLEACRAVGGKDAWALPACCALEMIHTYSLIHDDLPAMDDDDLRRGKPTAHVKFGEALAILSGDALHSLAFQILAEEPAGRRFEGRRAQVLARVARAVGMEGMVGGQVRDLQAEGKRIAPSDLSRIHASKTGALFTVSAEIGAILGGGLPRDVQALRRYGREVGLAFQIVDDVLDEEGTRRELGKSPGKDRAVSKATYPSLFGTARSRVMAAAAVARAKRALRPFGKRSEPLSSLAEFVLRRAH from the coding sequence ATGGAGAGCGCGCGTCCGTGGCTGGAAAGCCGGCGCCGGGTCATCGACGCCGCGCTCGGCCGCCGGCTTCGGACCGCCCGCGACGCGCCCGCGTCCCTGCTGCGCGCGATGCGCTATTCCGTCCTGGCCGGCGGCAAGAGGATCCGCCCCGTTCTGACTCTGGAAGCCTGCCGCGCGGTGGGAGGAAAGGACGCCTGGGCGCTTCCCGCCTGCTGTGCCCTGGAGATGATCCACACCTACTCCCTGATCCACGACGATCTTCCCGCCATGGACGACGACGACTTGAGACGCGGCAAGCCCACCGCCCACGTGAAGTTCGGAGAGGCGCTGGCCATCCTGTCGGGCGACGCGTTGCACTCCCTCGCCTTCCAGATCCTGGCGGAGGAGCCGGCGGGCCGCCGCTTCGAGGGACGGCGCGCGCAAGTCCTGGCGCGGGTGGCCCGGGCCGTCGGGATGGAAGGGATGGTGGGCGGCCAGGTCCGCGATCTGCAGGCCGAGGGAAAGCGCATCGCCCCGTCCGATCTCTCACGAATCCACGCCTCCAAGACCGGCGCCCTGTTCACCGTGTCCGCCGAGATCGGAGCCATCCTCGGCGGCGGCCTCCCCCGCGACGTGCAGGCGCTGCGGCGCTACGGTCGCGAGGTCGGGCTCGCCTTCCAGATCGTCGACGATGTTCTGGACGAGGAAGGGACGCGGCGGGAGCTGGGGAAGTCCCCGGGCAAGGACCGGGCCGTGAGCAAAGCCACCTATCCGTCGCTCTTCGGTACGGCCCGATCGCGGGTGATGGCGGCGGCCGCCGTGGCGCGGGCGAAGCGGGCGCTGCGGCCCTTCGGAAAGCGTTCGGAGCCGCTGTCGAGCCTGGCCGAATTCGTGCTTCGGCGGGCGCACTGA
- the xseB gene encoding exodeoxyribonuclease VII small subunit produces the protein MMKKGPKEPRFEEALAGLERIVRDLEGGDLPLDDALKLFEEGVRLSRFCSTKLDEAEKRIEILMKGADGAWTPEPFAPGGADLDEPAGGGEEE, from the coding sequence ATGATGAAGAAAGGACCTAAGGAGCCCCGTTTCGAGGAGGCGCTCGCGGGGTTGGAGCGGATCGTCCGGGATCTGGAAGGGGGCGATCTGCCGCTCGACGACGCCCTGAAGCTCTTCGAGGAAGGGGTGCGCCTTTCCCGATTCTGCAGCACGAAGCTCGACGAGGCGGAGAAGCGGATCGAGATCCTGATGAAAGGGGCCGACGGCGCCTGGACCCCCGAGCCGTTCGCGCCGGGCGGGGCCGACCTGGACGAACCGGCGGGCGGCGGCGAGGAGGAATGA
- the xseA gene encoding exodeoxyribonuclease VII large subunit produces the protein MDQLPLKPVGGTRRIYGVSEINALARDVLESSFYDVWVEGEVSNLRSPGSGHCYFTLKDATSQISAVLFRTQALGLRFRLEDGLKVLVRGRISLYEARGAFQINCQWMEPAGRGSLQLAFEQLKRRLAAEGLFDPSRKRPIPALPQCIAVITSPTGAALRDFLHVLDRRYANVRIVIHPVRVQGDGAAAEIAAAVRRANRLGGVDVIVVCRGGGSLEDLWPFNEELLARAVLESGIPVISAVGHEIDFTICDFVSDLRAATPSAAAEMVVATKEELRERIASLLSRSHQSIRLIHRDLRERSARLGRSRALLSTRGRLDALFQRLDDRREALRGALRRKLLERGRRLARASEVVSPRLLAAHVGARRLRSEALLRRAVPAVRWIASERRDRWAALSSLLDSFSPLAVLDRGYALCLDPRTGALVTDSRRLPEHGRVDVRLRRGRIACDVREVTHAQDDEERT, from the coding sequence TTGGATCAGCTTCCGTTGAAACCGGTCGGCGGGACGCGCCGCATCTACGGCGTCTCGGAGATCAACGCGCTGGCGCGCGACGTGCTCGAGTCCTCGTTCTACGACGTCTGGGTGGAAGGCGAGGTTTCCAATCTCCGCTCTCCCGGCTCGGGCCACTGCTACTTCACGCTCAAGGACGCGACCTCCCAGATCTCCGCGGTCCTGTTCCGCACGCAGGCCCTGGGGCTCCGGTTCCGGCTCGAGGACGGCCTCAAGGTGCTCGTGAGAGGGCGAATCTCGCTCTACGAGGCGCGCGGCGCCTTCCAGATCAACTGCCAGTGGATGGAGCCGGCGGGCCGCGGATCGCTGCAGCTGGCATTCGAGCAGCTCAAGCGGCGCCTGGCGGCGGAAGGACTCTTCGATCCGTCGCGGAAGCGCCCCATTCCGGCCCTTCCCCAATGCATCGCGGTCATCACGTCCCCGACCGGCGCCGCCCTGCGCGATTTCCTGCATGTCCTGGATCGGCGCTACGCCAACGTGCGGATCGTCATCCACCCGGTGCGCGTCCAGGGGGACGGGGCGGCCGCGGAGATTGCCGCCGCCGTGCGGCGCGCCAACCGCCTGGGAGGGGTCGACGTGATCGTCGTGTGCCGGGGAGGCGGGTCGCTCGAGGACCTCTGGCCGTTCAACGAGGAGCTTCTGGCCCGGGCCGTCCTGGAATCAGGCATCCCCGTGATCTCCGCCGTGGGCCACGAGATCGACTTCACGATCTGCGATTTCGTCTCCGATCTGCGGGCCGCCACCCCTTCCGCGGCCGCCGAGATGGTGGTGGCGACCAAGGAAGAGCTGCGCGAGCGGATCGCCTCGTTGCTGTCCCGCTCCCACCAGTCGATCCGTCTGATCCATCGCGATCTTCGAGAGCGCAGCGCCCGGCTGGGCCGCAGCCGCGCGCTGCTGTCGACGCGCGGCCGCCTCGACGCCCTGTTCCAGCGCCTGGACGATCGCCGCGAGGCGCTGCGCGGGGCGCTCCGGCGGAAGCTCCTCGAGCGCGGCAGGAGGCTGGCCCGGGCCTCCGAGGTCGTGTCGCCCCGCCTCCTGGCCGCTCACGTCGGGGCCCGACGGTTGCGCTCCGAGGCCCTGCTGCGGCGGGCGGTGCCCGCGGTCCGGTGGATCGCCTCCGAACGGCGCGACCGCTGGGCGGCTCTCTCGTCGCTGCTCGATTCCTTTTCCCCGCTCGCGGTATTGGACCGGGGCTATGCGCTGTGCCTCGATCCTCGGACCGGCGCCCTCGTGACCGACAGCCGGAGGCTCCCCGAGCACGGGCGGGTCGACGTCCGGCTGCGCCGGGGGCGGATCGCCTGCGACGTACGTGAGGTGACCCATGCCCAGGATGATGAAGAAAGGACCTAA
- a CDS encoding TIGR00282 family metallophosphoesterase, producing the protein MNLLFIGDVNGRAGRNLVREHLDRLIDRHSIDYAVANVENAADGFGVTPALAAELQGCGLHVMTSGNHIWDKAEILPYIEEHRDLLRPHNYPPGAPGTGVHMGATAGGIPVAVINLMGRVFMNALDCPFRTADRVLAEISGRARVILVDFHAEATSEKVAMGWYLDGRVSAVLGTHTHVQTADERVLPQGTAVITDAGMTGARDSVIGVEKELAIRRFLQQMPVRFACARKNPRLCAVVVDVDEATGRARGIQRLDLPGSAGAE; encoded by the coding sequence ATGAATCTCCTGTTCATCGGCGACGTGAACGGCCGGGCGGGCCGCAACCTGGTCCGCGAGCACCTCGACCGGTTGATCGATCGGCACTCCATCGATTACGCCGTGGCCAACGTGGAGAACGCGGCCGACGGCTTCGGCGTGACTCCGGCCCTGGCGGCGGAGCTGCAGGGCTGCGGCCTGCACGTCATGACCAGCGGCAACCACATCTGGGACAAGGCCGAGATTCTTCCGTATATCGAGGAGCATCGCGATCTCCTGCGCCCGCACAACTATCCCCCGGGAGCCCCGGGCACGGGCGTCCACATGGGAGCCACCGCGGGCGGGATCCCGGTCGCCGTGATCAACCTCATGGGCCGGGTGTTCATGAACGCGCTGGATTGCCCTTTCCGGACGGCGGATCGCGTGCTCGCGGAGATCAGCGGCCGGGCTCGCGTGATCCTCGTCGACTTCCACGCGGAGGCCACGTCCGAGAAGGTGGCCATGGGATGGTACCTTGACGGGCGGGTCTCGGCGGTCCTCGGAACCCACACGCACGTGCAGACCGCCGACGAGCGCGTGCTGCCCCAGGGCACCGCGGTCATCACCGACGCCGGGATGACCGGCGCGCGCGATTCGGTCATCGGCGTCGAGAAGGAGCTGGCGATCCGGAGATTCCTGCAGCAGATGCCCGTGCGCTTCGCGTGCGCGCGCAAGAATCCGCGTCTCTGCGCCGTGGTCGTGGACGTGGACGAGGCCACCGGCCGGGCGCGGGGAATCCAGCGCCTCGATCTGCCGGGCTCGGCGGGAGCCGAATGA
- the rny gene encoding ribonuclease Y — MDLILGIIIATFAALAGVDYLFHRTFIRRKRSEAEQRARAVVEDAEKQAEIRLKELELEAREKADAAEELFEQEMRSKRADLQAARRQAEEQERLLERKAALLSQKQTEMETRDHALTEREAVLASRQQELQALIDEQRGRLERMAAMTAQQAKRELMREMESQARSEAAITLKRIEEETRERSDAEARRIVAGGLQRIPVGQIVDLACSLVMLPNDEMKGRIIGREGRNIRALEMATGIDLIVDDTPGAIILSGFNPLRREIAKVSIERLVEDGRIHPGRIEEVVQKVKEETDQIMLQSGETAAFELGIVSLPEMLARLVGKMKFFVVSGYNLLQHCRETAALAAALAAEFEVAADTVKRAGLLSGIGMVDESGTDTPPMILASEIAGRHGEDAAVVQVIRSLHPGEAEPSLDAILLRLARKISLSRPGMRRDNMDIWIQRMKDMEEVARGFPGVARAYAMRSGKELRVLVETEKVTDADVIWLSKDIASKIEREMNYPGQVRVNVIREVRAVDYAK, encoded by the coding sequence TTGGATCTGATCCTCGGGATCATCATCGCCACGTTCGCCGCCCTCGCGGGAGTCGACTATCTCTTCCACCGGACGTTCATCCGCCGGAAGCGCAGCGAGGCGGAGCAGCGGGCGCGAGCGGTCGTGGAGGACGCGGAGAAGCAGGCGGAGATCCGGCTCAAGGAGCTGGAGCTGGAGGCGCGCGAGAAGGCGGACGCCGCGGAGGAGCTTTTCGAGCAGGAGATGCGCTCCAAGCGGGCCGACCTGCAGGCCGCCCGGCGCCAGGCGGAGGAGCAGGAGCGCCTGCTGGAGCGCAAGGCCGCGCTGCTGTCCCAGAAGCAGACCGAGATGGAGACCCGGGACCACGCCCTGACGGAACGGGAGGCCGTCCTCGCCTCCCGGCAGCAGGAGCTGCAGGCTCTGATCGACGAGCAGCGCGGGCGTCTCGAGCGGATGGCGGCCATGACCGCGCAGCAGGCGAAGCGGGAGCTGATGCGCGAGATGGAATCCCAGGCGCGCTCCGAAGCGGCCATCACCCTCAAGCGGATCGAGGAGGAGACGCGCGAGCGCTCCGACGCCGAGGCGCGGCGCATCGTCGCCGGGGGGCTCCAGAGGATTCCCGTGGGCCAGATAGTGGATTTAGCCTGCTCCTTGGTCATGCTCCCGAACGACGAGATGAAGGGCCGGATCATCGGCCGCGAGGGACGGAACATCCGGGCGCTCGAGATGGCCACCGGAATCGATCTCATCGTGGACGACACCCCCGGCGCCATCATCCTCTCGGGATTCAATCCCCTGCGACGCGAGATCGCCAAGGTGTCGATCGAGCGGCTCGTCGAGGACGGGCGGATCCATCCGGGTCGCATCGAGGAGGTCGTTCAGAAGGTGAAGGAGGAGACGGACCAGATCATGCTCCAATCGGGCGAGACCGCCGCGTTCGAGCTCGGGATCGTGAGCCTCCCGGAGATGCTGGCCCGCCTCGTCGGCAAGATGAAGTTCTTCGTCGTCTCCGGTTACAACCTCCTGCAGCATTGCCGCGAGACCGCCGCGCTGGCGGCCGCCCTGGCGGCCGAATTCGAAGTGGCGGCGGACACGGTGAAGCGGGCGGGCTTGCTCAGCGGGATCGGCATGGTGGACGAAAGCGGCACCGACACGCCGCCGATGATCCTCGCCTCGGAAATCGCCGGGCGCCACGGCGAGGATGCGGCGGTCGTCCAGGTCATCCGCAGCCTCCACCCCGGCGAGGCGGAGCCCTCCCTGGACGCCATCCTGCTCCGCCTGGCGAGGAAGATCAGCCTCTCCCGGCCGGGGATGCGGCGCGACAACATGGACATCTGGATCCAGAGGATGAAGGACATGGAGGAGGTGGCCCGCGGATTCCCGGGGGTCGCCCGGGCCTACGCGATGCGTTCCGGCAAGGAGCTTCGGGTCCTGGTGGAGACGGAGAAGGTCACGGACGCCGACGTCATCTGGCTCTCCAAGGACATCGCCTCGAAAATCGAGCGGGAGATGAACTATCCCGGCCAAGTGCGCGTCAACGTGATCCGCGAAGTCCGCGCCGTCGACTACGCCAAGTGA
- a CDS encoding cell division protein ZapA, producing the protein MDKTPSMIPVEIYGQTYNLRGDGDSSYLTDLAAFVDRKMREVSDHTATVDSLRVAILAALNIADEHFQLRTAEEENHRIVSDRLGRLVEILDRDLADSARK; encoded by the coding sequence ATGGACAAGACACCGAGCATGATCCCGGTCGAGATTTACGGACAAACCTACAACCTGCGCGGGGACGGAGACTCGTCCTATCTGACCGACCTCGCGGCGTTCGTGGATCGGAAGATGCGCGAGGTTTCCGATCACACCGCGACGGTCGATTCCTTGAGGGTGGCGATCCTGGCCGCCCTGAACATCGCCGACGAGCATTTTCAGCTGCGGACGGCGGAAGAGGAGAATCATCGGATCGTTTCCGATAGACTGGGCCGGCTCGTCGAGATCTTGGACCGCGATCTCGCGGACTCGGCCCGCAAGTAG
- the pheT gene encoding phenylalanine--tRNA ligase subunit beta codes for MKFSLEWMREYVDPGKDPAAAGIRLTQVGIPLDSLGRAGDDTVFDFDVSTNRPDCMNHVGLARELSVACRRPLAEPSAETGPRDAAPASSRAALEVEAPDLCGRYTAIVIRGVKVGPSPDWLSRRLAAIGQKPINAIVDATNYVLWEMGQPLHAFDLERLAGRKVRVRRARSGEPLTTLDGVSRKLDPETLVIADEQRAVAVAGVMGGLDSEISPATTEVLLESAHFDAVSVRRSARRLGLHTDASHRFERGADIEITLKAANRCAGLIRETAGGRILSACLESRAAPPFAREIAFRPDRVGRMLGVEIPVEEMRRILELLGCAVKSRDSLWLVSTPSFRVDLSLEEDLIEEIARHHGYEKIPATLPRAQVFPEGRSEAERRLGRVREAMVRCGFAEALNLSLVSAEENERLGEAGPGVRVTNPLTEGQDHLRTTLFPGLLRNLAHNLNHGAEEVRLFETGRVFHPGAPGDPPREIETLALIGGGQGTSSHWSEPSRGPDVFDLTGAVNLAARLTGIGATVWRGADRPFLRPGTGAVLEVDGKPCGHAGELLASAFAGLAPQHPVVAAEIRLPAFFAGLAAGWIPGHVSSSRTPSARRDLALILDRGHTYAEVEETIRSVEGAPIAKVTLFDLYQGRQVPEGKVSMAVNIVFQAPERTLVSGEVAAMMDRIVQRLRDRLGAVLRGN; via the coding sequence GTGAAGTTCAGCCTCGAATGGATGAGGGAGTACGTGGATCCGGGGAAAGATCCCGCCGCGGCGGGGATCCGCCTTACTCAAGTGGGAATCCCCCTCGACTCCCTGGGGCGCGCCGGAGACGACACCGTCTTCGATTTCGACGTCAGCACGAACCGGCCCGACTGCATGAACCACGTCGGCCTGGCCCGGGAGCTGTCGGTCGCGTGCCGGCGTCCTCTTGCGGAGCCTTCCGCCGAGACCGGCCCGCGCGATGCCGCGCCCGCCTCCAGCCGGGCGGCGCTGGAGGTCGAAGCGCCGGATCTGTGCGGCCGCTACACGGCGATCGTGATCCGGGGCGTGAAAGTGGGTCCATCCCCCGACTGGCTGTCCCGGCGCCTCGCGGCCATCGGCCAGAAGCCGATCAACGCGATCGTCGACGCCACGAACTACGTCCTGTGGGAGATGGGCCAGCCGCTTCACGCCTTCGACCTGGAGCGTCTCGCGGGGCGGAAGGTTCGCGTGCGGCGGGCGCGCTCCGGCGAGCCCCTCACGACGCTCGACGGCGTCTCCCGGAAGCTCGATCCCGAGACGCTGGTCATCGCCGACGAACAGCGCGCCGTCGCGGTCGCCGGCGTCATGGGAGGGCTGGATTCCGAGATTTCACCGGCCACGACCGAGGTCCTGCTCGAGAGTGCGCATTTCGACGCCGTGTCGGTGCGCCGGAGCGCGCGGCGGCTGGGGCTCCACACCGACGCCTCGCACCGGTTCGAGCGCGGAGCCGACATCGAGATCACGCTCAAGGCGGCGAACCGCTGCGCCGGACTGATCCGCGAGACGGCCGGCGGGCGAATTCTCTCAGCCTGCCTCGAATCGCGGGCCGCCCCGCCCTTTGCGCGCGAGATCGCCTTCCGCCCCGATCGGGTCGGCCGGATGCTCGGCGTGGAGATTCCGGTCGAGGAGATGCGGCGCATCCTCGAGCTCCTCGGCTGCGCCGTGAAGAGCCGGGACTCGCTTTGGCTCGTCTCCACTCCTTCGTTCCGCGTCGATCTTTCCCTGGAGGAGGACCTGATCGAAGAGATCGCCCGGCATCACGGCTACGAGAAGATCCCGGCCACCCTGCCCCGTGCCCAGGTCTTTCCCGAGGGACGGTCCGAGGCGGAGCGACGTCTCGGCAGGGTGCGCGAGGCGATGGTGCGCTGCGGATTCGCCGAGGCGCTGAACCTGAGTCTCGTTTCGGCCGAGGAGAACGAGCGGCTGGGCGAAGCAGGCCCCGGAGTCCGGGTCACGAATCCCCTTACGGAGGGCCAGGATCATCTCCGGACCACCCTCTTTCCGGGACTTCTCCGGAATCTCGCCCACAACTTGAACCATGGCGCTGAGGAGGTCCGGCTTTTCGAGACGGGCAGGGTTTTCCATCCCGGGGCTCCGGGCGATCCGCCCCGGGAGATCGAGACGCTGGCGCTGATCGGCGGAGGCCAGGGGACTTCGTCCCACTGGAGCGAGCCGTCCCGGGGGCCCGACGTCTTCGACCTGACGGGAGCCGTGAACCTGGCCGCCCGCCTGACGGGCATCGGGGCGACCGTCTGGCGCGGAGCCGACCGTCCGTTTCTGCGCCCAGGGACGGGAGCGGTGCTGGAGGTCGACGGGAAGCCCTGCGGTCACGCCGGGGAGCTCCTCGCTTCGGCATTCGCCGGGCTCGCTCCGCAGCATCCCGTCGTCGCCGCCGAGATTCGCCTCCCCGCGTTCTTCGCGGGGCTGGCGGCGGGATGGATTCCCGGGCACGTCTCTTCGTCCCGCACACCGTCCGCCCGGCGCGATCTCGCCCTGATCCTGGACCGAGGCCATACGTATGCGGAGGTGGAGGAGACCATCCGCAGCGTAGAGGGCGCCCCGATCGCGAAGGTGACGCTGTTCGACCTGTATCAGGGCCGGCAGGTGCCCGAGGGCAAGGTGAGCATGGCCGTGAATATCGTTTTTCAGGCCCCGGAGCGCACCCTCGTCTCCGGGGAGGTGGCCGCCATGATGGATCGAATCGTCCAACGGCTGCGGGACCGGCTCGGCGCCGTCCTCCGCGGCAACTGA
- the pheS gene encoding phenylalanine--tRNA ligase subunit alpha, with amino-acid sequence MKDRLQSLRERFDSEISAATEAEAIERIRTAYLSRKGGELSLLLRSLKDAAPGERPALGSSLNALKTHIEARLEEAEKSLGAPVRRDRLDVSLPGRTPRLGALHPVTQVRREIEDIFLEMGYCLAEGPEVETDFYNFVALNFPPDHPARDTQDTFYLEGDLLLRTHTSPVQIRTMQARRPPVKIIALGKVYRRDSDVSHSPMFHQVEGLAVAEGITFADLKGTVLTFARRIFRPETNVRFRPSYFPFVEPGAEFDITCSPCAGRGCPTCKQTGWLEMGGAGMVHPNVLRTVGYDPEQVSGFAFGLGVDRIAMLKFNIDDIRLLFENDLRFLAQFPG; translated from the coding sequence ATGAAGGATCGCCTTCAGTCTCTCCGGGAGCGCTTCGACTCGGAGATCTCCGCCGCGACCGAAGCGGAGGCCATCGAAAGAATCCGGACCGCCTACCTCAGCCGGAAAGGGGGAGAGCTCTCTCTGCTCCTCCGCTCCTTGAAGGACGCCGCTCCGGGCGAGCGTCCCGCCCTCGGAAGCTCCCTGAACGCGCTGAAAACCCACATCGAAGCGCGCCTGGAGGAAGCCGAGAAATCGCTCGGCGCGCCGGTGCGGCGGGATCGCCTCGACGTTTCGCTTCCGGGGAGGACGCCGAGGCTCGGGGCGCTCCACCCCGTCACCCAGGTGCGGCGCGAGATCGAGGATATCTTCCTGGAGATGGGTTACTGCCTGGCCGAGGGCCCCGAGGTGGAGACCGATTTCTACAACTTCGTGGCGCTGAACTTCCCTCCCGATCATCCCGCCCGGGACACGCAGGACACCTTCTATCTGGAAGGCGATCTCCTCCTGCGCACGCACACCTCTCCGGTCCAGATCCGGACGATGCAGGCGCGCCGGCCGCCGGTGAAGATCATCGCCCTGGGAAAAGTCTACCGCCGCGATTCCGACGTCAGCCACTCCCCCATGTTCCACCAGGTCGAGGGCCTGGCGGTCGCCGAAGGGATCACTTTCGCCGATCTCAAGGGGACGGTCCTCACGTTCGCCCGGCGGATATTCCGCCCGGAGACCAACGTCCGATTCCGGCCCAGCTACTTCCCGTTCGTGGAGCCGGGGGCCGAGTTCGACATCACCTGCTCGCCGTGCGCGGGACGGGGCTGCCCGACGTGCAAGCAGACGGGATGGCTGGAGATGGGGGGCGCGGGAATGGTCCATCCCAACGTGCTGCGGACGGTGGGGTACGATCCGGAACAGGTCTCGGGATTCGCTTTCGGCCTGGGAGTCGACCGCATCGCCATGCTCAAGTTCAACATCGACGACATCCGGCTGCTGTTCGAAAACGACCTGCGCTTCCTCGCGCAGTTCCCGGGGTGA